In Scleropages formosus chromosome 20, fSclFor1.1, whole genome shotgun sequence, a single window of DNA contains:
- the ier2b gene encoding immediate early response gene 2 protein codes for MEQNTEAKRIMALSLGKMYSSRSQRGGLRLHRSLLLTLVMRSAQDIYHSSRVVTEIWPANGQHAQKALPAEEPMDTSGAQFQTCALTTSPEDSQLRCAKSDENKENLEPVRSNRRTRKRRGKAAGEPDFLPSKRARIRMEAAEELLSAQGASPSVGMNCCRAGEALAVVLLSQAVVGF; via the coding sequence ATGGAGCAGAATACCGAAGCCAAGCGGATCATGGCCCTGTCGCTGGGAAAGATGTACAGCTCGCGTTCCCAGCGCGGGGGTCTCCGGCTCCACCGGAGCCTGCTACTCACGCTGGTCATGAGGTCGGCGCAGGACATTTACCACAGCTCCCGGGTAGTCACCGAGATCTGGCCAGCGAACGGCCAGCATGCCCAGAAAGCGTTACCAGCCGAGGAACCCATGGACACTAGTGGTGCGCAGTTTCAGACCTGTGCGCTCACCACTTCGCCCGAAGACAGCCAGCTCCGCTGCGCGAAAAGCGACGAGAACAAGGAAAACTTGGAGCCGGTGCGGAGTAACCGTCGGACGAGAAAACGCCGCGGTAAAGCAGCTGGAGAACCGGACTTCCTGCCTAGCAAAAGGGCGAGGATCAGGATGGAGGCTGCGGAGGAGCTCCTGAGCGCCCAGGGCGCATCGCCCAGCGTCGGTATGAACTGCTGCCGAGCTGGAGAAGCGCTTGCAGTAGTGCTGTTGTCCCAGGCAGTAGTAGGTTTCTGA